The genomic interval ACGCCGATGAAAAGCGGTGTGAAAGAGACTGTTGAGACGTTGAGGTTTCCGAATCCGGTTTCGTTCGTCGCGCCCTGTTTCCCGTTGCAATAGAGGGTAATCTGTTCCATCCTGCGCAGACTATGAAAAAAGAAATCAATTTAAGCGGGGGCATCGATCTCGATGCTGTAGTGGAAACTTCGGGGAAACGGATTGATGGGCGTGCAGCTGATGAGCTTCGTACTGTGAAGTTTACGAAGAATTTTATTACATCGGCCAAGGGGTCGGTGCTGATTGAAATGGGAAATACGCGTGTGATCTGCACGGCGAGCGTTGATGAGAATGTACCGGGCTGGATGCGGTTTCAGAAAGTGCCGGGTGGCTGGGTGACGGCGGAGTACAGCATGCTGCCGGGGGCCACGCAGGATCGAACGCAGCGTGAATCCGCCAAAGGGAAAATCGGCGGGCGCACCATGGAAATCCAGCGTCTGATCGGCCGCTCATTGCGGGCGGTTGTGGATCTTAAAAAACTGGGTCGCCGGCAGATTTATCTTGATTGCGATGTTATTCAGGCCGATGGCGGAACGCGCACGGCATCGATCACCGGAGCCTATGTGGCGCTCAAGCTGGCGGTTCAGCGCCTGATGAAAGACGGGTTGCTTAAAGAAGACCCGGTTACTGAGGGGCTTGCGGCGATCAGTTGCGGTATTCACAAAGAACAGCCGATTCTTGATCTGTGCTATCTCGAAGACTCTGCCGCCGAGGTGGATGCCAACTTTGTGATGACGGAGTCCGGAAAAATTATTGAAATTCAGGGCACGGCCGAGGAGACGCCGTTCAGCAAAGATGAGCTGCTGCAGATGATGGCGCTTGCGGAAAAGGGGATCGGTGAACTGACCGCTCTGCAGAAAGCGGTGCTGAACTGATTTCCAAGGTCTGGAATTTACAGCGCCCCGTCGAATAGGGTACGTATGATAGAGCATTAAGTAATGAGGTAACGGACACATGAAGATTTTGATCGCATACTCCAGTCGAACCGGCAACACGCGGAAAGTGGCTGAGGCCCTTCATCTGGAACTTCCCGGGGCGGATCTCTGCCCGATCAGCAGTTCACC from Verrucomicrobia bacterium S94 carries:
- the rph gene encoding ribonuclease PH, translated to MKKEINLSGGIDLDAVVETSGKRIDGRAADELRTVKFTKNFITSAKGSVLIEMGNTRVICTASVDENVPGWMRFQKVPGGWVTAEYSMLPGATQDRTQRESAKGKIGGRTMEIQRLIGRSLRAVVDLKKLGRRQIYLDCDVIQADGGTRTASITGAYVALKLAVQRLMKDGLLKEDPVTEGLAAISCGIHKEQPILDLCYLEDSAAEVDANFVMTESGKIIEIQGTAEETPFSKDELLQMMALAEKGIGELTALQKAVLN